A genomic window from Lentibacter algarum includes:
- a CDS encoding xanthine dehydrogenase family protein molybdopterin-binding subunit translates to MAKDEFQTRSFKVVGTRPPRPDGLDKVTGRARYGADMSAPGMLIGLCLRSPHAHARIVSIDTSAAEAMTGVKAVVTRADFTHTPEDQGTRDVLDNVMAGEKALYDGHTVAAVAATSRSVARAALKAIKVEYDVLPHVVDVDEAMKPDAPVLHEGRQQESVPAGYSQNVLARSQYGHGDIEAGFAEADLVIERSFTTAATHQGYIEPHACLATMGNDGQGDLWCCTQGHYMVRNTCSAIMGMDAGRLKVTASEIGGGFGGKTTVFLEPVALMLSKKTGKPVKMTMAREEVLRASGPTSSTSIDIKIGVTKSGKITAAQGEFRYQSGAFYAMNGALGAMCGFAPYDLENLKSVGWEVVTNRPKAAAYRAPGAPMAAFAVESVMDELAKELDMDPIELRLMNAADEGTKSAYGPTYPAIGLKATLEAAKAHPHWSAPLGPNQGRGMGCGFWFNFGGDTCVSLMINPDGTVSLSEGNPDIGGSRASMSMMAAEELGIPYEQVRTVIADTATLGQNEVTDGSRVTFAVGLATIKAARHAIEIMKTRAAATWGIEPEAVEWVDGAAQPAGPNAGKFPPMTLKDIAAIASNTGGPISGHFEVNAEGAGVSFGTHIADTEVDPETGAVKVLRYTVFQDAGKAVHPDYVEGQLQGGAVQGIGWALNEEYIYGEDGTLQNAGYLDYRIPVASDLPMIDPVILEIPNPGHPYGVRGVGETGIVPPLATLANAVSRAAGVRMTSLPMSPPKLLAAIKAR, encoded by the coding sequence ATGGCCAAAGACGAGTTCCAAACCCGCAGCTTCAAAGTTGTCGGCACACGCCCTCCTCGCCCAGACGGGCTTGATAAAGTCACAGGTCGCGCCCGCTACGGCGCGGATATGTCAGCCCCCGGAATGCTCATCGGTCTTTGCCTGCGCAGCCCCCACGCCCACGCGCGGATTGTGTCGATTGATACCTCAGCAGCGGAGGCCATGACTGGGGTCAAAGCCGTGGTCACCCGTGCGGATTTCACCCATACACCAGAAGACCAAGGCACACGCGATGTGCTCGACAATGTCATGGCAGGCGAAAAGGCCCTTTACGATGGCCACACAGTCGCCGCCGTCGCCGCAACCTCCCGCTCTGTCGCCCGCGCCGCTCTAAAGGCGATCAAGGTCGAGTATGACGTGCTGCCTCATGTGGTCGATGTCGACGAGGCCATGAAGCCCGATGCCCCTGTCCTTCACGAAGGCCGCCAGCAGGAAAGCGTCCCCGCAGGCTATAGCCAAAACGTGCTCGCGCGCAGCCAGTATGGCCACGGTGACATTGAGGCAGGTTTTGCAGAGGCAGATCTCGTCATCGAGCGCAGCTTCACAACGGCCGCCACGCATCAGGGCTATATCGAGCCTCATGCCTGTTTGGCGACCATGGGCAACGATGGCCAAGGCGATCTCTGGTGTTGCACCCAAGGCCACTACATGGTCCGCAACACCTGCTCTGCCATCATGGGCATGGACGCAGGCCGCCTCAAAGTCACAGCCTCCGAAATCGGCGGCGGCTTTGGCGGCAAAACCACGGTGTTCCTTGAGCCTGTGGCCCTCATGCTGTCCAAAAAGACAGGCAAGCCCGTCAAGATGACAATGGCGCGCGAAGAAGTTCTGCGCGCCTCTGGGCCAACCTCTTCAACCTCGATTGATATCAAAATCGGCGTGACAAAGTCAGGCAAGATCACCGCCGCCCAAGGCGAGTTCCGCTATCAGTCGGGCGCGTTTTACGCCATGAACGGCGCACTCGGCGCCATGTGCGGCTTTGCGCCCTATGATCTGGAAAACCTCAAGTCTGTCGGCTGGGAAGTTGTCACAAACCGCCCCAAAGCTGCGGCCTACCGCGCCCCTGGCGCACCCATGGCTGCCTTCGCGGTCGAAAGCGTGATGGACGAGCTGGCCAAAGAGCTCGACATGGACCCGATCGAACTGCGCCTCATGAACGCCGCCGACGAAGGCACCAAATCCGCCTATGGCCCGACATATCCCGCCATTGGCCTCAAAGCCACGCTGGAAGCCGCGAAGGCGCACCCGCACTGGAGCGCGCCACTTGGGCCAAATCAAGGCCGCGGTATGGGCTGCGGCTTCTGGTTCAACTTCGGGGGCGACACTTGCGTTTCCCTTATGATCAACCCTGACGGAACCGTAAGCTTGTCCGAAGGCAACCCCGATATCGGCGGCTCCCGCGCCTCCATGTCTATGATGGCCGCAGAAGAACTCGGCATTCCATACGAACAGGTTCGCACCGTGATCGCTGACACAGCCACACTCGGTCAAAACGAGGTCACAGACGGTTCCCGCGTAACGTTCGCAGTCGGTCTGGCGACAATCAAAGCCGCCCGTCACGCCATCGAAATCATGAAGACCCGCGCCGCCGCCACTTGGGGGATCGAGCCAGAGGCCGTCGAATGGGTCGATGGCGCTGCCCAGCCCGCAGGGCCAAACGCGGGCAAATTCCCTCCGATGACGCTCAAAGATATTGCAGCCATTGCGTCCAACACAGGCGGACCTATATCTGGTCACTTTGAAGTCAACGCCGAAGGCGCAGGCGTCAGCTTCGGCACGCATATCGCCGATACAGAAGTTGACCCAGAAACAGGCGCTGTCAAAGTTCTGCGCTACACCGTCTTCCAAGACGCGGGCAAAGCGGTCCACCCCGACTATGTCGAAGGCCAGCTTCAGGGCGGCGCTGTCCAAGGCATCGGCTGGGCGCTCAATGAAGAGTATATCTACGGTGAGGATGGAACGCTACAAAACGCGGGATACCTTGATTATCGCATCCCAGTCGCCTCCGA
- a CDS encoding (2Fe-2S)-binding protein, which yields MSRIHVNTTINGDSVDYLCEAEDTLLDVLRDQLDLTGSKEGCASGDCGACSVMLDGRLVCSCLVLGAEAEGRSVETIEGMADGDTLHPLQKNFIDKAALQCGICTPGILVAAKDLLARNPDPTEEEVRYWLAGNLCRCTGYDKIIRTVLETAAEMRGAA from the coding sequence ATGAGCCGTATCCACGTCAACACAACCATCAACGGCGACAGCGTCGATTACCTCTGCGAAGCAGAAGACACACTCCTTGATGTGCTGCGCGACCAGCTTGATCTAACAGGGTCCAAAGAGGGCTGCGCCTCAGGCGATTGCGGCGCTTGCTCGGTCATGCTGGATGGCCGCCTTGTCTGCTCCTGCCTTGTGCTTGGAGCCGAAGCGGAAGGCCGCTCTGTCGAGACCATCGAAGGCATGGCCGATGGTGACACGCTGCACCCTTTGCAGAAAAACTTTATCGACAAGGCCGCGCTCCAGTGCGGTATCTGCACACCGGGTATCCTTGTCGCAGCCAAAGATTTGCTCGCGCGCAATCCCGACCCAACCGAGGAAGAAGTCCGCTACTGGCTCGCAGGCAATCTTTGCCGCTGCACGGGCTATGACAAAATCATCCGCACCGTCCTTGAGACAGCCGCGGAAATGAGAGGAGCAGCCTGA
- a CDS encoding xanthine dehydrogenase family protein subunit M, whose translation MRFETPETVEGAVALLAADAGARVLAGGTDLLVRLRAGHIEPSSIVDIKRIAGMNEITSEEGGWRIGAGVSCAAMGEHAGLKADYPGVVEGAELIGSTQVQGRCTMVGNLCNAGPAGDSVPAMVAAGATVRVAGPSGTRDVPVIDIPLSPGKNSLAAGEFVTSVFLPARAQKGGDAYLRFIPRTEMDIAVVGCAVNIILGEDGTVECAGVSLGAVAPKVLLVKEAAEALIGSKCEDAALDACAAAASAAAKPIDDKRGTVAFRKDVTAVLARRAARLAYTRALGEHS comes from the coding sequence ATGCGATTTGAAACTCCAGAAACAGTTGAGGGCGCCGTCGCGCTTCTCGCCGCCGACGCAGGCGCGCGTGTTCTGGCAGGCGGCACAGACCTGCTCGTCCGCCTGCGCGCTGGCCATATCGAGCCCTCGTCGATCGTTGATATCAAGCGCATCGCTGGTATGAACGAAATCACATCTGAGGAGGGTGGCTGGCGCATCGGCGCAGGGGTCTCCTGCGCGGCCATGGGCGAGCACGCAGGCCTCAAGGCAGATTACCCCGGTGTCGTCGAAGGCGCAGAGCTGATCGGCTCCACTCAGGTTCAAGGCCGCTGCACCATGGTCGGCAATCTCTGCAACGCAGGCCCCGCGGGCGATAGCGTTCCCGCCATGGTCGCGGCAGGTGCAACCGTCCGCGTCGCTGGCCCCAGCGGCACACGCGATGTTCCCGTGATTGATATCCCCCTCAGCCCTGGCAAAAACTCCCTCGCCGCTGGCGAGTTCGTGACGTCGGTCTTTCTGCCCGCGCGCGCCCAGAAGGGCGGAGATGCGTACCTGCGCTTTATCCCGCGCACAGAGATGGACATCGCCGTGGTCGGCTGCGCTGTAAATATTATTCTTGGCGAAGACGGCACGGTTGAATGCGCGGGTGTATCGCTCGGTGCCGTTGCCCCTAAGGTTCTGCTTGTCAAAGAAGCTGCCGAAGCGCTCATCGGCTCCAAATGCGAAGATGCCGCGCTGGATGCCTGCGCCGCGGCCGCTTCTGCCGCCGCCAAACCGATTGATGACAAACGCGGCACAGTGGCTTTCCGCAAAGACGTCACTGCCGTCCTCGCCCGCCGCGCCGCCCGCCTTGCTTACACCCGTGCACTGGGAGAACACTCATGA